A genomic segment from Alistipes senegalensis JC50 encodes:
- a CDS encoding glycoside hydrolase family 43 protein, translating to MRTSTLFTALWLILAAAGCTRPEFRPGAVWTDTGGAVINAHGGGILYDEGRYYWFGEHKTAGEAGNLAQVGVHCYSSENLYDWRDEGIALSVAPEGSGSPIEKGCILERPKVIRNARTGKYVMWFHLEPKGAGYTGALSGVAVSDRATGPYTFLRAERPDAGVYPVNALPQHFGKSRAAGMRFDGGSLPEHPDSLNLVGRDAAQGQMARDMTLFVDDDGRAYHVYSSEENSTLHISELTDDYLAHSGRYARFFVGRFMEAPALFKRGGRYYLMMSGCTGWAPNAARSAVAESVWGPWQELGNPCEGPGAETTYDSQSTFVVAVAGTDRYIYMGDRWNPADAADGRYVWLPVRFEGDGFRVEWRDRWRWEE from the coding sequence ATGCGCACTTCCACCCTGTTCACAGCCCTGTGGCTGATTCTTGCGGCCGCGGGCTGCACCCGCCCGGAGTTCCGGCCCGGAGCGGTCTGGACCGACACCGGCGGCGCCGTCATCAACGCTCACGGAGGCGGCATCCTCTACGACGAAGGCCGCTACTACTGGTTCGGCGAGCACAAGACCGCAGGCGAGGCGGGCAACCTCGCGCAGGTCGGCGTACACTGCTACTCCTCGGAGAACCTCTACGACTGGCGCGACGAAGGCATCGCCCTGTCCGTGGCTCCCGAAGGCTCGGGCAGCCCGATCGAAAAAGGCTGCATCCTCGAACGCCCGAAGGTGATCCGCAACGCCCGCACGGGCAAATACGTCATGTGGTTCCACCTCGAACCCAAAGGGGCCGGGTACACGGGCGCCCTGAGCGGCGTGGCGGTCAGCGACCGCGCAACGGGTCCCTACACCTTCCTGCGGGCCGAACGCCCCGACGCCGGGGTCTATCCGGTCAACGCCCTGCCGCAGCATTTCGGCAAGAGCCGCGCCGCGGGGATGCGCTTCGACGGCGGCAGCCTGCCCGAACACCCCGATTCGCTGAACCTCGTGGGACGCGATGCCGCGCAGGGGCAGATGGCCCGGGACATGACGCTCTTCGTCGATGACGACGGCCGCGCCTACCACGTCTACTCCTCGGAGGAGAACAGCACGCTCCACATCTCGGAGCTGACCGACGACTACCTCGCCCACAGCGGCCGCTACGCGCGGTTCTTCGTCGGGCGGTTCATGGAAGCCCCGGCGCTTTTCAAACGCGGCGGGCGCTATTACCTGATGATGTCGGGCTGCACGGGCTGGGCCCCCAACGCCGCCCGCTCGGCCGTCGCCGAATCGGTCTGGGGCCCGTGGCAGGAGCTCGGAAACCCCTGCGAAGGCCCCGGAGCCGAGACCACCTACGATTCGCAGAGCACCTTCGTCGTCGCCGTGGCGGGCACCGACCGCTATATCTACATGGGCGACCGCTGGAACCCGGCCGACGCCGCCGACGGACGCTACGTGTGGCTGCCCGTGCGGTTCGAAGGGGACGGATTCCGCGTCGAATGGCGCGACCGCTGGCGCTGGGAAGAGTGA
- a CDS encoding right-handed parallel beta-helix repeat-containing protein — translation MNTKRLTPILAGLLALFAQGCETRPAHIRVPLDGRTDYTAHVREILRAHPEGAFTLEFGPGVYDFYPEQAEEQFLRVSNNDNGTKRIAFRMEGMRRVTVCGHDTEFRFHGELIPFYIDSCEEITLRGVTIDYDVPFVLEGRVIAQDAATRSIDLKITSGNPVRVEDGELIFSGYGWEQTQGDNIVFDTLTHAPYYNTARFLHPYWQRKLTAAMLGPDTVRLTGFLSPELPPVGSVYADKGPFRNNRRCPGIVVHRTRDLRIEQTTVHASGAMALICENTEDVTLDRYDVRLREGSGRFISASADATHFVNCRGTIRFDGCLFENMLDDATNVHGTYMAVDTLSGDRLTARFGHVQQQGFDFARAGDTLRLIDRISLRPLETFVAAEARPLGDERWTIHAAGPLATPPSEHLAVENPRNMPAVEMRRCTVRNNRARSILISTPRPVTVEDNRFSSMMAGVLIAGDANSWFESGSVGDVVIRRNTFVNMGTGGENPQSVLQISPEIPASGRGGGFHYHGRIVFEQNTVRTFDSQVIYALSADRVEIRGNRFIQSDYPPIFDGLSYIDLQHCREAEISGNSFEGDRTAEVSAVGCGSVRMAPGQPGFADATVEKPNTYYYKQ, via the coding sequence ATGAATACGAAACGACTGACCCCGATCCTCGCCGGCCTGCTGGCGCTCTTCGCGCAGGGCTGCGAAACGCGCCCCGCGCACATCCGCGTCCCGCTCGACGGCCGGACCGACTACACTGCACACGTGCGGGAGATCCTCCGCGCACACCCCGAAGGAGCGTTCACGCTGGAATTCGGACCCGGCGTCTACGACTTCTATCCCGAGCAGGCCGAAGAGCAGTTTCTGCGCGTGTCGAACAACGACAACGGAACCAAACGCATCGCCTTCCGCATGGAGGGAATGCGCCGCGTCACCGTCTGCGGGCACGACACCGAGTTCCGTTTCCACGGCGAGCTGATCCCCTTCTACATCGACAGCTGCGAGGAGATCACCCTCCGGGGCGTCACGATCGACTACGACGTGCCGTTCGTGCTGGAAGGCCGCGTGATCGCACAGGACGCCGCGACACGCAGTATCGACCTGAAAATCACCAGCGGAAACCCCGTGCGGGTCGAGGACGGAGAGCTGATCTTCTCGGGCTACGGCTGGGAGCAGACCCAAGGCGACAACATCGTCTTCGACACCCTTACCCATGCCCCCTATTACAACACGGCCCGCTTCCTCCATCCCTACTGGCAGCGGAAACTGACGGCCGCGATGCTCGGCCCCGACACCGTACGGCTGACGGGATTCCTCTCCCCGGAACTGCCGCCCGTGGGCTCGGTCTACGCCGACAAAGGCCCCTTCCGCAACAACCGCCGCTGTCCGGGCATCGTCGTGCACCGCACGCGGGACCTGCGGATCGAGCAAACGACCGTCCACGCCTCGGGCGCCATGGCGCTGATCTGCGAGAACACCGAGGACGTGACGCTCGACCGATACGATGTCCGTCTGCGGGAGGGCTCCGGACGCTTCATTTCGGCCTCGGCCGACGCCACGCACTTCGTCAACTGCCGAGGTACGATCCGCTTCGACGGCTGTCTGTTCGAGAACATGCTCGACGACGCCACGAACGTCCACGGAACCTACATGGCCGTAGACACGCTTTCCGGCGACCGGCTGACCGCCCGTTTCGGGCACGTCCAGCAGCAGGGATTCGACTTCGCCCGCGCCGGCGACACTCTGCGGCTGATCGACCGCATCAGCCTTCGCCCGCTGGAAACCTTCGTGGCGGCCGAAGCCCGGCCCCTCGGCGACGAGCGGTGGACGATCCATGCGGCGGGGCCCCTCGCCACTCCGCCGTCGGAACACCTCGCCGTCGAGAATCCCCGCAACATGCCCGCCGTCGAGATGCGCCGCTGCACGGTGCGCAACAACCGCGCGCGAAGCATCCTGATCTCGACGCCGCGCCCCGTGACGGTCGAGGACAACCGGTTTTCGTCGATGATGGCCGGCGTGCTGATCGCCGGCGACGCCAATTCGTGGTTCGAATCGGGCAGCGTCGGCGATGTCGTCATCCGCCGCAACACCTTCGTCAATATGGGCACGGGCGGCGAAAATCCCCAGTCGGTATTGCAGATCTCACCCGAGATTCCGGCCTCGGGCCGCGGCGGCGGCTTCCACTACCACGGACGCATCGTCTTCGAACAGAACACCGTCCGCACGTTCGACTCGCAGGTGATCTACGCCCTGAGCGCCGACCGGGTGGAAATCCGCGGCAACCGCTTCATCCAGAGCGACTATCCGCCGATCTTCGACGGACTGTCGTACATCGACCTGCAACACTGCCGGGAGGCCGAGATTTCGGGCAACAGCTTCGAAGGCGACCGCACGGCCGAGGTGAGCGCCGTCGGCTGCGGCAGCGTCCGGATGGCCCCCGGGCAGCCGGGATTCGCCGACGCGACGGTCGAGAAACCCAACACCTACTACTACAAACAATAA
- a CDS encoding hybrid sensor histidine kinase/response regulator transcription factor, which yields MKRLLTLLSWLLLLQTPVSAQHDGIIWNYEHLSRNDGLSGNRVTALCDDAYGRIWIGTSQGLNIYDGRRLQKVEEYNGLEVWSFHDTGDRILIGTPRFLGVYDYASGRFSRLTCEGRDVGYVRTIVRAGDDLLLKTPKQLYRCDGDRLTLVARETPYEYFCCDKFGQLWGLSKERVFRIGEDFSVAATYDLTSADRSPLVGVSLYADSKGCVWVGTIKDGLFRYNRAADEFRREPVARRFRVPEIENIASLSEDRYDRLWIGHNNGVAVYDYNNDFFCNYVCELNDNAVLNTVICIFRTRRQDMLLGTYFSGLFRVGNLDSGVEYYTLGTSGPSLRTRNVAANGIQRDAQGNWWVSTNSAGINVLDPSGGFLRRISSRNADINDNILSLQRDVRGNLWAGSLASGLYCLAPDGRIRHYTSRAGDTASISSGNVLLLCPLNADTLFVATEKGIDIYRYATDSFGPVCKCGKEEFAFYDAQIHGDKVWFINFCSVLCYDRRQRRIEEFQLPETDTRPYIQCGWVDGGGCLWLGTTKGDIWRFEEGRFSPAVQNHPQINGGIAGMRGDASGNLWLAAGNDLFRLDTARRLRRFSLAKGMGINEFNVRSGYAGRQGEICFGTTNGLVCFWPAKLENDLRQQPTLFISGLKLFNKPVEIGGGVLKLPVNDTQEITLAHKQTFLTFEVSVIDYDIYRTAPYSCRYRLEGFDDDWYELGPQGEITYTGLPTGRYGLSVRLVADDGGVLAEKRIALRVRPPVLLSGWMIALYLSVLGFVVWQFVRLVRRQRHARELVEQARRERETRDRINAMKLDFFSSISYEFKTPLSVISTLQDSVLPPPDGDAGSDPAIFRRNIERLDFLVDQLLDFRNIESRNISVSIRKYDLVPFLRNIYETFVPLYNRKQIAHGFHAGVESLPMLFDAAKMEMLVGNLLDNSFKSVQPGGESSLKLTFDGRQAVVELFNSGPCLTEEQKKAIFQPYNSAGLPNGGIGLALVKSIARLFDIRLSVESLPQRGNLFRMEMAVGQDDGAEPERPDAATGIVGRIVDNTSYFEDVSQPRFLDAEGHRKFRILLVENDADSKRVLEKRLQKHFHVSSAATGDEALLLLKSQSIDVVICDMQLADTNGFDLCGMIKNSNRTRHIPVILESFELSGENRIRALQCGADAMFQKPINLQELFLRLNNLLRTKDVLRDYYMAAGSVGITTPGLNNTDERFILSVTDYIHAHLDDPGLSVNELARFANISRTQLYLSIKRLTDRTPSDFILQIKMREAAGWLQTTAMTASEISYKLGYCNPNHFSRQFKEYYGASPGEYRRRHAKPGA from the coding sequence ATGAAACGACTTCTGACCCTGTTGTCATGGCTGTTGCTGCTGCAAACGCCCGTATCGGCCCAGCATGACGGCATCATCTGGAACTACGAGCATCTGAGCCGCAACGACGGGCTTTCGGGCAACCGCGTCACGGCGCTGTGCGACGATGCGTACGGCCGGATCTGGATCGGAACCTCGCAGGGGCTGAACATTTACGACGGACGGAGGTTGCAGAAGGTCGAGGAGTACAACGGGCTGGAAGTATGGTCGTTCCACGATACCGGCGACCGTATCCTGATCGGTACGCCGCGCTTCCTCGGGGTGTACGACTACGCCAGCGGCCGTTTCTCGCGCCTGACCTGCGAGGGCCGCGACGTGGGGTATGTGCGCACGATCGTGCGGGCCGGGGACGACCTGCTGCTCAAGACCCCGAAGCAGCTGTACCGCTGCGACGGCGACCGGCTGACGCTCGTGGCGAGGGAGACTCCCTACGAATATTTCTGTTGCGACAAATTCGGGCAGCTGTGGGGGCTTTCCAAGGAGCGCGTATTCCGCATCGGCGAGGATTTCAGCGTCGCGGCGACCTATGACCTGACCAGCGCCGACCGGTCGCCGCTGGTGGGGGTGAGCCTCTATGCCGATTCCAAGGGGTGCGTCTGGGTCGGAACGATCAAGGACGGGCTCTTCCGCTATAACCGGGCGGCCGACGAGTTCCGCCGCGAGCCCGTCGCCCGGCGGTTCCGTGTTCCGGAGATCGAGAACATCGCCAGCCTGAGCGAGGACCGTTACGACCGGTTGTGGATCGGCCACAACAACGGCGTTGCGGTCTACGACTATAACAACGATTTCTTCTGCAACTACGTCTGCGAACTCAATGACAATGCGGTGCTCAACACCGTGATCTGCATTTTCCGGACCCGCCGGCAGGACATGCTGCTGGGGACCTATTTTTCGGGGCTGTTCCGGGTCGGCAACCTCGATTCGGGCGTGGAGTACTACACGCTGGGCACCTCCGGGCCTTCGCTCCGCACCCGGAACGTCGCGGCCAACGGCATACAGCGCGATGCGCAGGGAAACTGGTGGGTCTCCACCAACAGCGCGGGGATCAATGTGCTCGATCCGTCGGGAGGTTTCCTGCGGCGCATATCGAGCCGCAATGCGGACATCAACGACAATATCCTCTCCCTCCAGCGCGATGTCCGCGGGAATTTGTGGGCGGGGTCTCTCGCCAGCGGCCTCTACTGCCTGGCCCCCGACGGCCGCATCCGCCACTACACCAGCCGTGCCGGCGACACCGCGTCCATTTCGAGCGGAAACGTCCTGCTGTTGTGTCCGCTCAACGCCGATACGCTCTTCGTGGCCACCGAAAAGGGGATCGACATCTACCGCTATGCGACCGATTCGTTCGGGCCGGTCTGCAAATGCGGCAAGGAGGAATTCGCCTTTTACGACGCGCAGATTCATGGCGACAAGGTCTGGTTCATCAATTTCTGTTCGGTGCTCTGTTACGACCGTCGGCAAAGGCGGATCGAGGAGTTCCAGCTTCCCGAGACCGATACGCGGCCCTACATCCAGTGCGGCTGGGTGGACGGCGGCGGCTGTCTGTGGCTGGGGACGACCAAGGGCGACATCTGGCGCTTCGAGGAGGGACGTTTTTCGCCTGCCGTGCAAAACCATCCGCAGATCAACGGCGGGATCGCCGGCATGCGCGGCGACGCCTCCGGCAATCTGTGGCTGGCGGCCGGAAACGACCTTTTCCGGCTCGACACGGCCCGGCGCCTGCGCCGGTTCAGTCTCGCCAAAGGCATGGGCATCAACGAATTCAACGTCCGCTCCGGATATGCGGGCCGTCAGGGCGAGATCTGCTTCGGAACGACGAACGGGCTGGTCTGCTTCTGGCCCGCGAAACTCGAAAACGACCTCCGGCAGCAGCCGACGCTTTTCATCTCCGGGCTGAAACTCTTCAACAAGCCCGTGGAGATCGGGGGCGGCGTGCTGAAACTCCCCGTCAACGACACGCAGGAAATCACGCTGGCCCACAAGCAGACCTTCCTGACCTTCGAGGTCTCCGTGATCGACTACGACATCTACCGCACGGCGCCCTATTCGTGCCGTTACCGGCTGGAGGGCTTCGACGACGACTGGTACGAACTGGGGCCGCAGGGCGAGATCACCTACACGGGGCTGCCCACCGGCCGTTACGGCCTGTCGGTGCGGCTGGTCGCGGACGACGGCGGGGTGCTGGCCGAAAAGCGGATCGCCCTCCGGGTCCGGCCGCCCGTGCTGCTCAGCGGATGGATGATCGCGCTCTATCTGTCGGTGCTGGGATTCGTCGTCTGGCAGTTCGTGCGGCTGGTGCGGCGGCAGCGGCATGCCCGGGAGCTGGTCGAGCAGGCCCGCCGCGAGCGCGAGACCCGCGACCGGATCAATGCCATGAAACTCGATTTTTTCAGCAGCATCTCCTACGAGTTCAAGACGCCGCTGTCGGTCATCTCGACCTTGCAGGACAGCGTGCTGCCGCCGCCGGACGGCGATGCCGGGAGCGATCCGGCGATTTTCCGCCGCAACATCGAACGGCTCGACTTCCTGGTCGATCAGCTGCTGGATTTCCGCAACATCGAGTCGCGGAATATCTCGGTTTCGATCCGCAAATACGATCTGGTGCCTTTCCTGCGCAATATCTACGAGACTTTCGTGCCCCTCTACAACCGCAAGCAGATCGCGCACGGGTTCCATGCCGGGGTGGAGTCGCTGCCGATGCTCTTCGACGCCGCCAAGATGGAGATGCTGGTGGGCAACCTGTTGGACAACTCCTTCAAATCGGTGCAGCCGGGCGGCGAGAGCTCGTTGAAACTCACCTTCGACGGGCGGCAGGCCGTCGTCGAGCTGTTCAACAGCGGCCCCTGCCTGACCGAGGAGCAGAAGAAAGCCATTTTCCAGCCCTACAATTCGGCGGGGCTGCCCAACGGCGGCATCGGACTGGCGTTGGTGAAGAGTATCGCCCGGCTGTTCGATATCCGCCTGTCGGTGGAGTCGCTGCCGCAGCGGGGCAACCTCTTCCGGATGGAGATGGCCGTCGGGCAGGATGACGGGGCCGAGCCCGAACGGCCCGACGCCGCGACGGGCATCGTCGGGAGGATCGTCGATAACACGAGCTATTTCGAGGATGTCTCCCAGCCCCGGTTCCTCGATGCCGAGGGGCACCGCAAATTCCGCATCCTGCTCGTCGAGAACGACGCCGATTCGAAACGGGTGCTGGAAAAACGGCTGCAAAAACACTTCCACGTGTCGAGCGCCGCGACGGGCGACGAAGCCCTGCTGCTGCTCAAATCCCAGAGCATCGACGTGGTTATCTGCGACATGCAGCTTGCCGACACGAACGGATTCGACTTGTGCGGGATGATCAAGAACTCGAACCGCACGCGCCATATCCCGGTGATCCTGGAGAGTTTCGAGCTCTCGGGCGAGAACCGCATCCGGGCGCTGCAATGCGGCGCCGACGCCATGTTCCAGAAGCCGATCAACTTGCAGGAACTGTTCCTGCGGCTGAATAACCTGCTGCGGACGAAAGACGTGCTGCGTGACTATTACATGGCGGCGGGCAGTGTCGGGATCACGACCCCCGGACTGAACAACACCGACGAACGGTTCATCCTCT